In Zingiber officinale cultivar Zhangliang chromosome 8B, Zo_v1.1, whole genome shotgun sequence, a single genomic region encodes these proteins:
- the LOC122014020 gene encoding SPX domain-containing protein 1-like has protein sequence MANARLLTDEATEEKGDRESFVGAMGDLVGKLRGRTCRLVKILKKYDKRTGALIRQPFIEKVLQQPFFTTDLLCKLVMECMAMLDHLFPSNNLSISAECDGQNGVPKPAQSGGRVPELEEIKYMQSLYMKSIVAALRSLKQIRSKSSTVKTD, from the exons ATGGCG AATGCGAGATTACTTACAGATGAAGCTACCGAGGAGAAAGGAGATCGT GAATCATTTGTTGGTGCTATG GGTGAtcttgtcgggaagctgagagGACGGACCTGTCGGCTAGTGAAAATACTGAAGAAGTATGACAAGAGAACAGGAGCACTTATTAGGCAGCCCTTCATCGAAAAGGTGCTGCAGCAGCCATTCTTTACAACTGATCTCCTATGCAAACTCGTGATGGAGTGTATGGCTATGCTCGACCACCTCTTCCCCAGCAACAACCTGTCAATTTCAGCAGAATGCGACGGACAAAATGGAGTGCCAAAGCCGGCACAATCAGGTGGGAGGGTTccggagttggaggagattaaaTATATGCAGAGCTTATACATGAAGAGCATTGTAGCAGCGCTGCGGTCCTTGAAACAGATTAGGAGCAAAAGTTCAACAGTCAAAACAgattag